A single Desulfovibrio gilichinskyi DNA region contains:
- a CDS encoding fumarate reductase flavoprotein subunit codes for MQTIYKDVLIIGAGLAGERAAAEAAGAGLTAVCLSIVPARRSHSAAAMGGMQAALANSVMGEGDSTDVHFADTVKGSDWGCDQEVARLFADTAPVEMRRLCDWGVPWNRVVPGKSKYFKGGKQFDKEEKEEKRGLITARNFGGTAKWRTCYVSDGTGHSVLYTMDNRCAQLGVEVHDKVEAIALIQDGETCYGAIARSLRTGELIAYVSKATMVASGGFGKIYKASTNAVICDGGVHGAVLDTGVVPLGNMEAVQFHPTGIVPTDILVTEGCRGDGGTLLDVNEERFMHIYEPDKAELASRDVVARWMTYHMREGKGVKSPYGEHLWLDIRHLGEKHITGKLREVYEICTSFLGVDPIHQLIPVRPTQHYSMGGVRTNKDGAAYGLKGLFAAGEASCWDMHGFNRLGGNSLAETVVAGGIVGRKIVEFLETYECSIPTAAISQTAAKQQQRISDIISGKNGNENVYRIREAMQDALDKGAHVFRTEEGLTKCVTTLQETLQRARKVGLQTDGCGASPELSAALKIEGQVKLALCVAYGALQRKESRGSHNREDYPARNDRDWLTRTLAYWKNPDDDLPTLKYEDATPSYEIPPGDRGYGKMQIISADSKEDS; via the coding sequence ATGCAGACTATCTATAAAGATGTACTGATTATTGGGGCAGGTCTTGCGGGTGAACGTGCTGCTGCGGAAGCCGCGGGAGCCGGACTTACTGCGGTATGCCTTAGCATCGTCCCTGCCAGACGTTCTCACTCCGCAGCGGCAATGGGCGGCATGCAGGCGGCTCTTGCTAATAGCGTAATGGGTGAGGGTGACAGCACTGATGTCCACTTTGCAGATACTGTTAAAGGTTCTGACTGGGGATGTGATCAGGAAGTAGCCCGTCTGTTTGCTGATACTGCTCCTGTTGAAATGCGCCGCCTGTGTGATTGGGGTGTGCCGTGGAACCGAGTTGTTCCCGGTAAATCCAAATATTTTAAGGGCGGTAAACAGTTTGATAAAGAAGAGAAAGAAGAAAAGCGCGGCCTGATTACAGCCAGAAACTTCGGAGGTACTGCCAAATGGCGCACCTGCTACGTTTCTGACGGGACAGGTCATTCTGTTCTTTACACTATGGACAATCGCTGCGCCCAGCTCGGCGTGGAAGTTCATGATAAGGTTGAAGCCATCGCACTGATTCAGGACGGCGAAACCTGTTACGGCGCAATTGCCCGTTCTCTTCGTACCGGTGAACTTATAGCTTATGTTTCTAAAGCTACCATGGTTGCGTCAGGCGGCTTCGGTAAAATATATAAAGCTTCCACAAATGCTGTCATCTGTGATGGAGGGGTACATGGCGCGGTGCTGGATACCGGCGTTGTACCTCTTGGAAATATGGAAGCGGTACAGTTTCATCCTACAGGGATTGTGCCGACTGATATCCTTGTTACCGAAGGGTGTCGCGGTGACGGCGGAACTCTGCTTGATGTTAACGAAGAAAGGTTCATGCACATTTATGAACCTGATAAGGCGGAACTTGCTTCACGTGATGTTGTCGCCCGCTGGATGACTTATCACATGCGCGAAGGTAAGGGTGTTAAGTCGCCTTACGGTGAACATCTCTGGCTTGATATCCGTCATCTCGGTGAAAAGCATATCACAGGTAAACTCCGCGAAGTGTACGAAATATGTACCTCGTTTCTGGGAGTTGATCCGATTCATCAGCTTATTCCGGTTCGTCCTACTCAGCATTACAGCATGGGCGGAGTGCGTACCAATAAAGATGGAGCGGCATACGGACTTAAAGGTCTGTTCGCGGCGGGGGAAGCTTCCTGTTGGGATATGCACGGGTTTAACCGCCTTGGCGGTAATTCTCTTGCTGAAACCGTTGTTGCCGGAGGAATTGTCGGACGTAAAATTGTTGAATTCTTAGAAACTTATGAATGTTCCATCCCTACTGCCGCAATCTCGCAGACTGCCGCTAAACAGCAGCAGCGCATAAGTGATATAATCAGCGGTAAAAACGGCAACGAAAACGTATACAGAATTCGTGAAGCAATGCAGGACGCACTTGATAAAGGCGCGCACGTCTTCCGCACTGAAGAAGGTCTTACAAAATGCGTAACTACGCTTCAGGAAACCTTGCAGCGTGCCAGAAAAGTCGGTCTTCAAACCGATGGATGCGGCGCAAGTCCTGAACTTTCTGCTGCGCTGAAAATAGAAGGGCAGGTTAAACTTGCTCTGTGTGTTGCTTACGGAGCTTTACAGCGGAAGGAATCACGCGGAAGTCACAACCGCGAAGATTATCCGGCCCGTAATGACCGTGATTGGCTTACCAGAACTCTTGCTTACTGGAAGAACCCTGATGATGATCTTCCTACTCTTAAATATGAAGATGCAACACCAAGCTACGAAATCCCTCCGGGAGACCGCGGCTACGGTAAGATGCAGATTATCAGTGCAGACAGTAAGGAGGACAGTTAG
- a CDS encoding fumarate reductase iron-sulfur subunit, with amino-acid sequence MGRQLKFNIFRFNPQNPESVPHMESFSLDETDSMTLFIALNRIREEQDGSLQFDFCCRAGICGSCAMVINGRPGLACHTKTKDLDPEITLTPLPVFKLVGDLSVDTGTWFRAMYNKVESWIHTDKEFDQGAIEDPMENDVAESIYELDRCIECGCCVAACGTARLRDDFMGATALNRLGRFIIDPRDKRSDREYFEVIGSDEGIFGCMGLLACEDVCPKNLPLMNQLSYLRRKMGIVAIKQMFTK; translated from the coding sequence GTGGGAAGACAACTCAAGTTTAATATATTCAGATTTAATCCTCAGAATCCTGAATCTGTACCTCATATGGAATCTTTTTCTTTGGATGAGACTGACAGCATGACGCTTTTTATTGCTTTGAACCGTATCCGTGAAGAACAGGACGGCTCATTGCAGTTTGACTTCTGTTGCCGCGCGGGAATTTGCGGTTCCTGCGCAATGGTGATTAACGGTAGGCCCGGGCTTGCCTGTCATACAAAGACTAAAGATCTTGATCCTGAGATTACCTTAACTCCTCTTCCTGTTTTTAAGCTGGTAGGGGATTTGTCGGTTGATACCGGAACATGGTTCAGAGCAATGTACAACAAAGTCGAGTCATGGATTCATACAGATAAAGAGTTTGATCAAGGCGCAATTGAAGATCCTATGGAAAATGATGTTGCGGAAAGTATTTATGAACTTGACCGTTGCATTGAGTGCGGATGCTGCGTTGCTGCTTGCGGAACAGCGCGTTTGCGGGATGACTTTATGGGGGCTACAGCTCTTAACCGTTTAGGTCGGTTTATAATCGATCCTCGCGATAAACGTTCGGATAGAGAGTATTTTGAGGTTATCGGTTCTGACGAAGGAATTTTCGGATGCATGGGGCTGCTTGCCTGTGAAGATGTCTGCCCGAAAAATCTGCCGCTCATGAATCAGCTTAGCTACTTACGTCGCAAGATGGGAATTGTAGCAATTAAGCAGATGTTCACTAAGTAA
- a CDS encoding DUF3795 domain-containing protein, with protein sequence MKSKNNTAYCGIFCPDCIHYKNKYSVYAKSLKDHLTSIEFDKYAKIKSPFGEQFKKYEEFETVLTALAETECNQTCRTGGGCSGVPCKIMECCISKNYEGCWDCSEVDECDKFALLEPRCGEMPKNNIRKIKKNGIDKAMEKRGNFYIWQK encoded by the coding sequence ATGAAATCAAAAAACAATACTGCTTATTGTGGAATATTTTGTCCTGACTGTATTCACTACAAAAACAAATATAGTGTATATGCTAAATCGTTGAAAGATCATCTTACAAGTATTGAGTTTGACAAGTACGCAAAGATCAAAAGTCCATTTGGTGAACAGTTCAAGAAGTATGAAGAATTTGAAACAGTATTAACGGCCTTAGCTGAAACTGAGTGTAATCAGACTTGTCGCACAGGCGGTGGCTGTTCGGGCGTACCCTGCAAAATCATGGAATGCTGTATTTCTAAAAATTATGAAGGGTGCTGGGATTGCTCCGAGGTAGACGAATGCGATAAATTTGCTCTTTTGGAACCGCGTTGCGGTGAAATGCCGAAAAATAATATCAGAAAAATCAAAAAGAACGGAATTGATAAGGCAATGGAGAAACGGGGCAATTTTTACATCTGGCAGAAATAG
- a CDS encoding YigZ family protein: MENKAYPVPEAPQRTEEIIKKSRFICDIRRVQSRDEAKEFIALIKKEFPDARHHCSAFIAGPSQTGDMGMSDDGEPQGTAGKPMLQVLQGSGIGDIAAVVTRYFGGILLGTGGLVRAYSGAVQQGLESLKVVMKVPMRIVTLDISYAQEGLLRRMLDEFSAEIEDQTFGSGITFTLVMPSDQVENFTKTVIEETNGTAEIMIDENDIWL; this comes from the coding sequence ATGGAAAATAAAGCTTACCCTGTGCCTGAAGCTCCTCAGCGCACAGAAGAAATAATTAAAAAAAGCAGATTTATTTGCGACATCCGCCGCGTGCAAAGCCGTGATGAAGCTAAAGAATTTATTGCATTGATTAAAAAAGAATTTCCTGATGCACGGCACCACTGCTCCGCGTTTATTGCCGGACCTTCGCAAACAGGTGATATGGGAATGAGTGATGACGGAGAACCGCAAGGAACGGCAGGAAAGCCGATGCTGCAAGTGCTGCAAGGAAGCGGAATCGGGGATATTGCAGCGGTTGTAACAAGATATTTCGGAGGGATACTGCTTGGCACAGGTGGATTGGTCCGGGCGTATTCAGGGGCGGTACAGCAAGGGCTAGAGTCTCTTAAAGTTGTAATGAAAGTACCGATGCGCATTGTAACACTTGATATAAGCTACGCGCAGGAAGGATTGCTCCGCCGTATGCTTGATGAATTTTCCGCCGAAATTGAAGATCAAACCTTCGGTAGCGGCATTACTTTTACACTGGTCATGCCATCTGATCAGGTGGAAAACTTTACAAAGACTGTGATTGAAGAAACTAACGGTACAGCAGAAATCATGATCGATGAAAATGATATCTGGCTTTGA
- a CDS encoding DVU0772 family protein has translation MGSLSEYRNWDIDWEMTPEDAVMLYLEWGNHPWDSKFTPVTSKNDYTNYFTVYMWDDRPRVLFVRRNSEEARELLSIDLPKDIAERFRKSVSGLKGNYPINAEVREWIENQMNN, from the coding sequence ATGGGAAGCCTAAGCGAATATAGAAACTGGGACATAGATTGGGAAATGACTCCGGAAGATGCCGTGATGTTATATTTGGAGTGGGGTAACCATCCTTGGGATAGTAAGTTTACCCCGGTAACGTCTAAGAATGACTATACAAACTATTTCACCGTTTATATGTGGGATGACAGGCCGAGAGTCCTTTTTGTCCGCAGAAATTCGGAAGAAGCCCGCGAGCTTTTAAGTATTGATCTGCCTAAGGATATTGCAGAAAGATTCAGAAAGTCTGTCAGCGGACTAAAGGGTAATTATCCTATTAATGCAGAAGTCAGAGAATGGATTGAAAATCAAATGAATAATTAG
- a CDS encoding PLP-dependent aminotransferase family protein — protein sequence MPVKFADRMSTVHRSFIREILKVTEDTSIISFAGGLPNPELFPVSELEAAAVAVLQEAGPQSLQYSTTEGYLPLRKYIAARYKEKKGIEVDADEIIITTGSQQCLDLLGKVFIDAGDKVIIERPGYLGAIQSFSMFQAEFITVGLEDDGPDLKELEAALDQDNVKMFYAVTNFQNPSGLTYSDAKRAAVAKLMKGRDTIFVEDDPYGELRFKGESHPPVVRGYLDEGGILLGSFSKVAAPGFRLGWIVCGGETRDKLIIAKQASDLHTSTFNQHLVYRYVTDNVLDDHIEKIRARYGKQRDVMVESIKKYFPAEVKVTEPEGGMFLWVTLPESSSAMDFFDEAIKNKVAFVPGRPFYVDGSGENTLRLNFSNSDEERIVEGIKRLGTGLKNFIAKA from the coding sequence ATGCCTGTTAAATTTGCCGATCGGATGTCTACTGTCCACAGATCTTTCATTCGCGAAATACTTAAAGTAACAGAAGATACATCTATTATTTCTTTTGCTGGCGGTTTGCCGAATCCTGAACTGTTCCCTGTTTCAGAATTAGAAGCTGCGGCTGTGGCTGTTTTACAAGAAGCAGGTCCTCAGTCTTTACAGTATTCAACTACAGAAGGTTATCTTCCTTTGCGTAAGTACATTGCTGCCCGCTATAAGGAAAAGAAAGGAATTGAAGTTGATGCTGATGAAATCATCATTACTACCGGATCACAGCAGTGCCTTGATCTGCTGGGTAAAGTTTTCATTGATGCCGGAGATAAAGTTATAATTGAACGCCCAGGCTATCTTGGAGCAATTCAATCTTTTTCAATGTTTCAGGCTGAATTTATAACTGTAGGTCTTGAAGATGACGGTCCTGATCTTAAAGAGCTTGAAGCCGCTTTAGACCAAGACAATGTTAAAATGTTTTATGCTGTTACAAATTTCCAAAATCCTTCAGGTCTTACCTATAGCGATGCAAAGAGAGCTGCTGTAGCTAAACTTATGAAGGGACGTGATACAATTTTTGTTGAAGATGATCCTTATGGAGAACTTCGCTTTAAGGGTGAATCTCATCCTCCTGTAGTCAGAGGATATCTTGATGAAGGAGGTATTCTGCTGGGTTCATTCTCCAAGGTTGCGGCCCCGGGGTTCAGGCTCGGCTGGATAGTTTGCGGCGGCGAAACCCGCGATAAACTTATTATAGCCAAGCAGGCTTCAGACCTTCATACAAGTACTTTTAATCAGCATCTCGTTTACAGATATGTTACGGATAATGTTCTGGATGATCATATCGAAAAAATCAGGGCTCGTTATGGTAAACAAAGAGATGTTATGGTTGAGAGTATTAAAAAATATTTCCCGGCCGAAGTTAAAGTTACTGAACCTGAAGGCGGAATGTTTTTGTGGGTGACTCTTCCGGAATCTTCATCTGCCATGGACTTTTTCGATGAAGCAATAAAAAATAAAGTTGCTTTTGTTCCCGGACGTCCTTTCTATGTTGATGGAAGCGGTGAAAATACTCTTCGTCTCAATTTTTCAAACTCAGACGAAGAACGCATTGTCGAAGGGATTAAACGCTTGGGAACAGGCTTAAAGAACTTCATCGCCAAGGCTTAA
- a CDS encoding FAD-dependent oxidoreductase, translating to MSEHVVVIGAVALGPKAACRFKRLRQDAKVILIDRDDVFSYGGCGIPYFVSGDVSESSALRTTAFHMVRDEPFFKDIKGVDVLSSTEATKIDRDKKQVHITNLKTGEKSVLDYDKLVIGTGATPRKLNLPGEELENVYCVGNMHDAEKIKQGITEGKFNKAVVVGAGFIGLEMAEAFSDMWGIETTVVEIFNQILPRVVSPVIAKMGQNHMTEQGVAFKLGQTVTRIEGNGKVERVVTSDGTIEADLVIISAGVIPNDKLARECGLDCSERGGILVDETMRTSDPDIFSGGDCVVIKNAVDDSPFFLPMGSMANRQGRIIGSNLAGRNDKFPAAAGSFVVKLFEKSIAGTGFSLGSAKQAGFDAISVMLIMADRAHFYPVKDMMTLEMIVDKATRRVLGLQGFASSGDAMVGRINAVAGLMKFKPTVEDISNLEVAYSPPFASAMDVLNAIANMADNALAGLNHGHGPDTFAQYWADRECGDYCFLDVREHADAEPFLEKYPEHWHNIPQGEIPARFEELPKDKKIVLVCNTGGRSYEAQVMLDGLGFDQVLNTQGGMAVIKAWGVDI from the coding sequence ATGTCAGAACATGTAGTTGTCATAGGTGCTGTTGCGCTTGGGCCTAAAGCGGCTTGCCGTTTTAAACGACTCAGACAGGATGCTAAGGTCATTCTCATCGATAGAGATGATGTATTTTCTTACGGCGGTTGCGGAATACCTTATTTTGTTTCCGGTGATGTTTCTGAATCAAGTGCTCTTCGTACCACCGCTTTTCACATGGTAAGGGATGAACCATTTTTTAAAGATATCAAAGGTGTTGATGTCCTTTCCAGCACGGAAGCCACCAAAATAGACCGTGATAAAAAACAGGTTCATATTACGAACTTGAAGACCGGCGAAAAGAGTGTGCTTGATTACGATAAACTCGTAATCGGAACCGGAGCTACCCCACGAAAATTAAACCTTCCCGGCGAAGAACTGGAAAATGTGTATTGTGTAGGCAATATGCATGATGCTGAAAAAATTAAACAAGGCATCACCGAAGGCAAGTTTAATAAAGCAGTCGTTGTGGGAGCCGGGTTTATCGGCCTTGAAATGGCGGAAGCTTTTTCTGATATGTGGGGAATTGAAACAACTGTTGTTGAAATATTTAATCAGATTTTACCCCGCGTAGTAAGCCCCGTAATTGCGAAGATGGGGCAGAATCATATGACAGAGCAGGGTGTTGCATTTAAACTCGGTCAGACGGTTACCCGTATTGAAGGTAACGGTAAAGTTGAACGGGTTGTAACCTCTGACGGCACAATAGAAGCTGATCTAGTAATCATTTCAGCAGGTGTTATTCCTAATGACAAGCTTGCACGCGAATGCGGACTTGATTGCAGTGAACGCGGTGGAATTCTTGTTGATGAAACCATGCGCACTTCTGATCCTGATATTTTTTCAGGCGGTGACTGCGTTGTAATCAAAAATGCTGTAGATGATTCTCCGTTCTTCCTGCCCATGGGGTCTATGGCAAATAGGCAGGGCCGCATTATCGGCAGCAATCTTGCCGGGCGTAATGATAAATTCCCAGCCGCAGCAGGTTCATTTGTCGTTAAATTATTTGAAAAGTCTATTGCAGGAACCGGTTTCAGTCTCGGCTCTGCTAAACAGGCCGGATTTGATGCTATCAGCGTAATGCTTATTATGGCAGACAGAGCACACTTTTATCCTGTTAAGGATATGATGACTCTTGAAATGATCGTTGATAAAGCCACCCGTCGTGTGCTCGGACTGCAAGGTTTTGCTTCAAGCGGCGATGCAATGGTCGGCCGTATCAATGCCGTAGCCGGTTTGATGAAATTTAAACCTACAGTTGAAGATATCAGTAATCTTGAGGTTGCATACTCACCACCGTTTGCTTCCGCAATGGACGTTCTAAATGCTATAGCAAATATGGCTGATAATGCCCTCGCAGGGCTGAATCACGGGCATGGTCCTGATACTTTTGCGCAGTACTGGGCGGACCGTGAATGCGGTGATTATTGCTTCCTTGATGTCCGCGAACATGCTGATGCTGAGCCGTTCCTGGAAAAATATCCTGAGCATTGGCATAACATTCCGCAGGGTGAAATACCTGCTCGTTTTGAAGAACTTCCTAAAGATAAAAAAATTGTTCTTGTCTGCAATACAGGTGGACGCTCTTATGAAGCGCAGGTAATGCTTGACGGTTTAGGCTTTGATCAGGTGCTCAACACTCAGGGCGGAATGGCTGTAATTAAAGCTTGGGGTGTTGATATTTAG
- a CDS encoding response regulator: MRFLIIDDDETVHMYLTQLLEPYARCETVFNGTEAIEAFKKAVKDNDPFDTVFMDILMPEMDGHAATKKLRDLENELGIQGPDEFKLVMITSLNDTKNVSQAFFRGYASCYIVKPFSKVRVLNELRENNIL; this comes from the coding sequence ATGAGGTTTCTAATTATTGATGACGACGAAACCGTCCACATGTACCTGACGCAGCTGTTAGAACCATATGCTCGCTGTGAAACTGTTTTTAACGGTACAGAGGCTATAGAAGCTTTTAAGAAGGCTGTTAAGGACAATGATCCTTTTGATACTGTTTTTATGGATATCCTGATGCCGGAAATGGATGGACACGCTGCTACGAAAAAGCTTCGTGACCTTGAAAATGAATTGGGGATTCAAGGTCCTGATGAGTTTAAGCTAGTCATGATCACTTCTCTGAATGATACTAAAAACGTGAGTCAGGCTTTTTTTAGAGGTTACGCAAGCTGTTATATAGTGAAGCCTTTCAGCAAGGTCAGGGTGCTAAATGAACTTCGCGAAAATAATATTCTATAG
- a CDS encoding DUF3568 family protein: protein MSAKKITTFFICAVMVLSLSGCAAVLLGGAAAGGTYVYVAGQAKRQYNSSLSSTYTATIKACKGLGLKIESNKKRLSDASIKARDVDTTVYISLESVSSKTTNVSVRYGMLGDEQASAKILSAINSNF from the coding sequence ATGTCAGCAAAAAAGATTACCACGTTCTTTATATGTGCAGTAATGGTTTTGTCACTTTCAGGATGTGCCGCCGTTTTACTCGGCGGAGCAGCAGCGGGAGGAACATACGTATATGTGGCCGGTCAGGCTAAACGTCAATATAATTCAAGCTTAAGCTCTACTTATACCGCAACAATTAAAGCGTGCAAGGGACTTGGTTTAAAGATTGAAAGTAATAAAAAAAGGTTAAGTGATGCCTCGATCAAGGCCCGTGATGTTGATACAACTGTATACATAAGTTTGGAAAGTGTCTCATCCAAGACTACGAATGTTTCAGTCAGGTATGGTATGCTGGGAGATGAACAGGCTTCAGCTAAAATTCTATCTGCAATAAACAGTAATTTTTAG
- a CDS encoding esterase-like activity of phytase family protein produces MKKTIIFLIITACMLISLTFGVSAKLNKPEQPKSNPIDIKLTSKQVGPHETDHVDLNVAGLKYKGAIILECVHPAFGGLSDMLVSKDRKSFLAVSDMGFWVKGEMIYNNNEFLIGIKPEAQLGQLLSIEGKTLSSKYNADAEALSRAPGSGFLVAFERRHRINKYKSSNLFELSGTPSRMSQPEHMKELPKNGGIESITLLPDGRILLIAEGETDYEKPSYAAVGIDKDWIEMEYQRQPDYRPTSVATLPGGDILTLERSFIKPVSLKIRLCIIKKPEFKSGTKLLPKQLIELHGLLPLDNFEGLDTITTDDGRTFIYIISDDNYSPMQRTILMMFEMGKSNKK; encoded by the coding sequence ATGAAGAAAACAATAATATTTCTAATAATAACAGCCTGCATGCTAATATCACTGACTTTTGGAGTTTCTGCAAAACTTAATAAGCCGGAGCAGCCAAAGAGCAATCCGATTGATATAAAACTCACTTCAAAGCAAGTTGGCCCCCATGAGACAGATCATGTCGATTTAAACGTTGCAGGCTTAAAATATAAAGGGGCAATAATTCTGGAATGCGTTCACCCTGCTTTTGGAGGGCTGTCCGATATGCTGGTCAGCAAAGATCGAAAATCTTTTTTAGCTGTTTCAGATATGGGATTTTGGGTGAAAGGGGAAATGATATACAATAATAATGAATTTTTAATCGGGATTAAACCTGAGGCACAACTTGGGCAACTTTTAAGCATCGAAGGAAAAACTCTCAGCTCAAAATATAATGCCGACGCAGAAGCATTAAGCAGAGCCCCGGGATCCGGATTTCTGGTAGCTTTTGAACGCAGGCACAGGATCAACAAATACAAATCTTCAAATCTATTTGAGCTTTCAGGCACACCTTCCAGAATGAGTCAGCCTGAACATATGAAAGAACTGCCTAAAAATGGTGGGATTGAATCCATAACATTACTACCTGACGGCAGAATTTTATTAATAGCTGAAGGTGAAACAGACTATGAAAAACCATCATATGCGGCTGTGGGAATTGATAAGGACTGGATAGAAATGGAGTACCAGAGACAACCGGACTATAGACCGACTTCAGTTGCGACTCTTCCTGGAGGCGACATTCTTACACTTGAACGCAGCTTTATAAAACCTGTTTCATTAAAAATAAGGCTTTGTATTATTAAAAAACCAGAATTTAAATCCGGAACAAAGCTCCTCCCGAAACAACTTATTGAGCTTCACGGCTTGCTGCCATTGGACAACTTTGAAGGTTTGGACACCATAACAACAGACGATGGCAGGACTTTTATCTATATAATTTCAGATGACAACTACTCACCGATGCAACGTACAATTCTGATGATGTTTGAGATGGGAAAAAGTAATAAAAAGTAA